Proteins co-encoded in one Glandiceps talaboti chromosome 22, keGlaTala1.1, whole genome shotgun sequence genomic window:
- the LOC144452174 gene encoding uncharacterized protein LOC144452174: protein MGKAQSKCCGGRKRASMDVTAGDTPEIVPVDEMDDPKKEQPVDQNEEQVADKPDRGSPTTQDGVKSDNKPDAAKQLTPVAEQTAVVEQTPVTEQTPVADSTEGKPTEDTPTASESINKEEETVTVRTVVTEKVIDDHKSTPLIIDTTQSIDTKQLEGEEMTFTEHSSHSETRHQVIKQTIITETVTTVGDTENTESTVKTTETVTENVTVEGEEVIHQAENEP, encoded by the coding sequence CTTCAATGGATGTTACCGCCGGTGATACTCCAGAAATCGTCCCGGTAGATGAAATGGATGATCCGAAAAAAGAACAGCCAGTTGATCAAAACGAAGAACAAGTGGCAGACAAACCCGATCGTGGCTCTCCAACTACACAAGATGGCGTTAAATCAGATAATAAACCAGATGCTGCCAAACAGCTGACGCCGGTAGCTGAACAAACGGCAGTAGTGGAACAGACGCCTGTCACCGAACAAACACCTGTAGCCGACAGTACTGAAGGAAAGCCGACCGAAGATACGCCAACGGCCAGCGAAAGCATTAACAAAGAAGAGGAGACTGTTACTGTTCGCACGGTAGTTACAGAGAAGGTTATAGATGATCACAAGAGTACACCTCTGATTATCGATACAACACAATCCATCGATACCAAGCAACTAGAAGGAGAGGAGATGACGTTTACGGAACACAGCTCACATTCGGAGACCAGACATCAAGTTATCAAGCAGACCATTATTACGGAAACCGTTACTACTGTAGGTGACACAGAAAATACTGAAAGTACCGTAAAAACAACCGAAACAGTTACAGAGAATGTCACTGTAGAGGGAGAAGAGGTAATACATCAAGCAGAAAACGAACCTTAG